Below is a genomic region from Rhodospirillum centenum SW.
TCACGACGTTCCCTACCGGGGCGCCCTGCTGCTCCAGGCGAACATGGAGAAGGGCCGGATCAAGGGGACGAAGGAGAACTGGGAGCTTCTCGCCAACGCCTGGATCGCGTCGCGGGAAATCCCGAAGTCCATCGACCCCCTGCGTCGTGCCGCCGAGCTGTCGAACGACGGCGAGGGCTTCATCCGTCTGGCCCAGGCCTACCTGGAACGGGAGGACTGGAAGAACGCGGTGGACGCGCTGGAGAAGGGCATCGCCAAGGGCGGGCTGAAGAACCAGGGCAGCGCCTTCCTGCTGGAGGGCGTCGCCAGCTTCAACCTGAAGGACCTCGACAAGGCCGAGCGCGCCTTCAACCGGGCGGCGGAGTTCTCCAGCACGGCCCGGACGGCCCGGCAGTGGCTCACCCATGTGCAGAAGGCCCAGCTTGCCGAGCAGGAAAAGGCCGAGCAGGCGGCGGCGGTGACGCCGGCGTCCGCGCCACAGCAGTAAGGTCGGGGGCACGGCGGTCCTCCGCCGCGCCAACGCACCCGTCATGTGCCGGTCCCGGTCTCCGGGGCCGGCACTTTCTTTTGGGGCGTCCCCAGAGGGTGCCCGTGCAGCGTCTCCCGCCCGGGACCGTGCAGGGCTGGGATCGCATCTTCACAGGGCAGCGCCGCGCAACGATCCGTCAGAATCGGAACGCCGTCCTGAAAGATCATCGCCGCTGCCCTTGTTCCGCCGGGATCGGCTGTCTAACCTCCACAGACAGGGTGCCATCCGGGACCCTGGTATCGGGAGCAGGGGATCATCATGTGCCGATGGCTCGCCTACGGGGGCGACCCGATCGCCATGGACACGTTGCTGTTCAGGCCGTGCAACTCCCTGATCCGGCAGAGCCTGTACGCCCAGCGGGCGCCGGCGCCCACGAACGGCGACGGATTCGGTCTGGGCTGGTACGGCGCCATCGAGAAGCCGGGCCTCTACCGCGACACCATGCCGGCCTGGAACGACGCCAACCTGCGCTCCCTGGCCGAGCAGATCCGCTCGCCCCTGTTCTTCGCCCATGTCCGGGCCTCCACCGGCCCGGCGACGGCGCGGCTGAACTGCCATCCGTTCCGCTATGGTCGCTACCTGTTCATGCACAACGGCCAGATCGGCGGCTGGGCCGAGGTGCGGCAGGAGATCGAGCGCAGCATCCGCAAGGAGCTGTACCGCTACCGCGAGGGTTCGACCGACAGCGAGGCGTTCTTCTACCTGCTGCTGGGCAACGGGCTGGCCGAGGACCCGGAACGCGCCTTCGCCCGCACGGTCCGGCAGGTGACGGACATCATGCGGGCGGAGGGCGTGGCGGACCCGTTCCGGATGACCGCCGCCGTGACGGACGGGCGCCGCATCCATGCCGTGCGCTGGTCCAGCGACGGGCGCAGTCCGACGCTGTTCCACGGCAATGGCGGCCGCATCGACTGCAAGGGGTCGATGGTGGAGTTCGGTGACGGCGGCGGCTGTACGATCGTGCTGTCCGAACCGCTGGACGAGGATGCGGCGCACTGGGCCGAGGTGCCGGAAGGGAGCTTCCTCACCGCCGAGGCCGGCCGGGTCACGGTCACTCCCTTTCACCCGCGTTGACCGCCCCCGGGCCGCCGGGATTCAGAACCGCACCTTGCCACTGAGGAAGATCTCCCGCGGCGGCTGCGGATAGGCGGCATAGGGTCCGTCATTGTCCGCCACCACCAGGTTGACCTCCCGGTCGAACAGGTTGCGCACGGTCAGCGTCAGGTCCAGTGCCGGCAGCGGCGTCCAGGTCAGGGCCGCGTTCCACAGGGCATGGCCGCCGGAGCGCACGCTGTTGGCGCCGTCATACGGATAGTCGCCGGACAGGTCCAGCCAGGCCCGCGCCTCCAGGCCCAGGCCTGCGATTGCCTGGGTCAGCGCCACCCGGCCGGCATGGCGCGGCACCCCGGCCACGTCCTTGCCGCTGAAGTCGAAGGGCCGGCCGGTGTCCGGCTCCAGATAGCGGTTCTCCGTCCACACCGCGTCCGTCAGGCCGTAGGCGAGGTCCAGACCCAGCCCCGGCACCGCATCGGAGAGATCGGCCTGCGCCTCGACCTCCAGCCCGCGGCTGCGCTGCCGGCCGGTGTTGACGGTGCGCGCCGTGCCGTTCACGGGCAGAAGCTGCAGCAGGTCCCGGCGCTTCAGCCGGTAGGCGGTCACGGTCGCCACCAGTCGCCCGTCCAGCAGGGCGCCCTTGATCCCGGCCTCGATGTTGTCCGCCAGTTCCGGCGCCAGGGCGGTGTCGCGCCCGCGGAAGGACCAGACCGGCCCGAAGCCGGGGGAGAAGCCGGCGCCGTAGGCGGCATAGACGCTGAGATCGGCGCCGACGGCCCAGGTGACGGACGCCTTGGGGCTGACCCGCTGGTCGGCGTCGCGCACCGTCTCCACCGGATCGGGGCCGTAGCCGCTGCCGCTGGGGCCGTACTGTACCCGGCGGGAGAAACGGTCGAAACGGCCGCCGCCGGCCAGGGTCACGGGACCCAGCGTCCATTCGCCCTGGAGATAGGCGCCGTAGGCGCGGCTGCGCGCGTCGGCGTTCAGCAGGATATCGCTGCGCCAGTCCTCCGGATCGACAGGCCGGCCGGTCAGGATCAGGCGGCGCTGGGCGTAGAACAGGTCGGCGAAGTCGAAGCTGCCGCTCCAGGTCTCCACCGGCCGGCTGTCCACCTGTTCGGCGCTTGCCCCGCCCAACAGCCGCAGCGGCCCGTGCTGCCAGTCGAAGGACTGTTCCGCGAAAGCTGTGCGGGTCGTGTTGTCCACCCGGAAGCCGGTGAAGGTCACGGCCGTGTCGCCGGGCTCGAAGCGGTTGAAGAAGCCCTGCAACGCGCTGGTCAGGCTGCGGCGCGCGTGCAGCCGGGTGGTCAGGGACAGGCCGGGCGCCGCCTCCGCCTCCAGGATCGCGGTGCCGGTCAGCATGCGCTTGTAGAAACCGGCGTCGTCCTCGTTCCAGTTGCCCTTCCGCCCGCCGGGCAGCGGCACCAGGGCGCCGTCCGCCGTCACCGGCAGTTCGCCGGCCAGCCGCTGCGCCTGATCCACCCAGGTGGCGGTCAGCGACAGCCGGCCCCACTCGGCCAGATCCAGCCGGTGCTTGGCGAACAGGCTGTCCTGACGGCGGTCGGTGCGGTCGCGCCAGCCGTCGCCGCGCTGCACCTCCCCGGTCAGCAGCAGCGCACCCCGGTCCAGGGTGGGCGTCTGCACCAGCGCCCCGACCTGCCGCCAGCCATGGCTGCCGAACCCGGCCTCGGTCTCGGCCAGCCGCTCCGTGCCGACCTCGCGGGTGATGTAGTTCAGCGTGCCCGCGATGGCGCCACGGCCGTACAGCGCCGACATCGGGCCGCGGACCAGATCGACGCGGCCGACGGCGGCGAAGGGAAGCTGCTCCAGGTCGCCCTCGTCATCGCCGGTGACGAAGGGCACGCCGTCCATCATCACGACCAGCGTGTCGTTGTGGACGCGGTTCGGCACGCCGCGGATCACGAGGTCGGTATAGGTGCCCTGGTCGTTCGTGCGCAGCACGACGCCCGGCAGTCCACGCAGTTCCTCCCCGATGAAACGGGTCTGCTGCCTCTCGAACGCGGCGCGGTCGAGGGTGGAGACGCTGGCCGGCACGTCCCGCAGCGCCGCCGGTCGCCGGGTCGCGGTGACGACGATCTCGTCCAGCGGCGACGGCTCGGCCGGCGCGGGACGGGGCGGGAAGAGCAGGGCAAGGGCGGCGAGGGCCGCGCCTGTGTGGCGGCGGGAACGGTTCTTCATGGCATCGGCACGGTCGCGGGATGCGCGGGTTTACGCCATCCGGGCCGCGAATCAAGGGGCAGGAAGGTCAGGTCTCAGAACGTGTGACCCTCGAAGGGATGCTCGCCCGTGCGGCTCTCCACCTCGACCACCCAGAGGTCCGGGTCGCGCCTGATCTGGCGGGCGACGTACTCGTCCGCCTCGTGCTCGTCCACCTCGGCACCGTTCAGCCCGGCCAGCCAGCCCAGCCGGCCGTCCAGGTCGCGGCTCTGGCTGAACACCTTGGCGCGCCGGCCCGGCAGGGCGAGCTTCAGCACGACCATCCCGCTTTCGGGTTCGCCCTTGCGGACCACGTAGGCCGGGATGCCCTCTGCACTGCACCGCCAGAGATGGGCCTGGACCCAGAGGGCGGTGTTCAGGCGTTCGCTCACGGATGCGCTCCCAAGCCTCGACTCCCGGTGCCGGATCGGCTTTCCTGGCACCCGTCCGCAGACAGCACGAGAGGCACCGTTGATGCAAGCCCGCTCCGCCCGCCGCTTCGCCCGCGTTCTCCTGACCAACGATGACGGCATCGATGCGCCGGGCATGGCGGCCCTGGCCCGTGTCGCCCAGGAGCTGGCGGAGGAGGTCTGGATCGTGGCGCCGGAGCACGACCAGAGCGGCATGTCCCGTGCCATCAGCCTGCACGACCCGCTGCGCCTGCTGGGGAAGGGGGAGCGCCGCTACGCCGTGACCGGAACGCCGGGCGACAGCGTGATCGTCGGCCTGCGCGAGGTGCTGGCGGCGACCCCGCCCGACATCGTGATCTCCGGCATCAACCGGGGCGCCAATCTGGGCCAGGAGGTCGCCTATTCCGGCACGGTCAGCGCGGCCCTGACCGCGAAGCTGCTGGGCGTGCCCGGCATCGCCTTCAGTCAGGCCTTCCGCGACCGCGAGCAGGTCCGCTGGCACACGGCCATGGCGATGATCCCGCGGGTCTTCGAGGTTCTGGACGGGCTCGGCGGGCTGCCGGAGGCGGTGCTGAACGTGAACTTCCCCGATGTCGAGCCGGAGGAGGTGACGGGATTCGCGTTCACCCGTCAGGCCCAGGGAAACATCGTCGCCATCGACACCGAGCGGCGGACGGACACCCGCGGCATCGACTACCGCTGGCTTTCCTTCCGCCGTGCCGCCAGCGAGCAGCCGGAGGACAGCGACATCGCCGCGCTGCGCCGCTGTGCCGTGTCGCTGACCCCGCTCGGCTTCGACTTCACAGACACCGCGGCACTGGAGGCACTGCGCGCCCGCGCCTGAGGGGGGGAGGGCGGGGGTGCAGCCCGCCCCCTCCGCCCGCCGCTCCCTTCCCCGCCGCCCCCTTCCCCGTCGTCAGTCGGCGGCCACGCCGGTCGGCAGCGGGCAGCTCACGCCCGTGCCGCCCAGGCCGCAATAGCCCCATGGCTTCTTGTGCAGGTACTGCTGGTGATAGTCCTCGGCATAGTAGAAGGCCGGGGCCTCGCGGATTTCCGTCGTCACCGCGCCGTATCCCTGCGCCTTCAGCCGGCTGGCGTAGCTGTCGCGGGACGCCTCCGCCAGCCGGAGCTGTTCCGGCGTCGTGGCGTAGATGGCGGAGCGGTACTGCGTGCCCACATCGTTGCCCTGGCGCATCCCCTGCGTCGGGTCGTGGTTCTCCCAGAACACCTTCAGCAGTTCGGCGTAGCTGACCGTCGCGGGATCGTAGACCACCAGCACCACCTCGGCATGGCCGGTGCGGCCGGTGCAGACCTCCTCATAGGTCGGGTTCGGCGTGGGGCCGCCGGCATAGCCCGCGGCCGTGCTGTAGACGCCCGGGACCTGCCAGAACTTCCGTTCCACGCCCCAGAAACAGCCCATGCCGAACACGGCCGTCTCCAGGCCGGCGGGGAAGGGCGGCTTCAGCGGGTGGCCGTTGACGGCGTGGATGTTGCCCACCGGCAGGGGCTCCGCCCGTCCGGGCAGCGCGTCGGCGGCGGTCGGCAGGTTCTGCCTGGGGGACCTGAACAGGCCCATGATGCTCATCCTCCATAGCGACAGGACCCCGTGGAGTCCGGCCCCAGCGATATGGGGGATGGCCGCTCCGGCTCAAGCGCAAAGCCGTCTCACGTCTCCACCGACGGCGCATAGAAGGCCGGCGCCAGCCCGAAGGTCCAGGCCACGCCCTCCCGCGGGTAGCGGGTGTGCGGCGGTACGCGCAGCCAGTAGACCTTGTGACTGCCGTCCGGTTCGGGCGTGCTGTTGATGACCCGGACCATGGTCAGGGGCTCGCCGTCGAACTGCTCCGCCCGCCACAGCTCTCCGTAGGAGTCGCGGCAGACCATGTGTCCGGCCTGCTCCATCACGCGCTCCGGCCCGTACTGCGCCAGCAGCGCCCGCCGCACACCCGGGTCCGGCTCGTCCCGGATCTGGGCCAGCGAGAGTGTCTCCGGGGCGAAAAGGATGGCCGTATCACTGGCGAAGCGCCCTTCAACAGCGAACAGACCGCAGCCGTCGCGCCAGACGACGGCCGGACCGTCCATCCGGTGAAAGCGCCCGCGCTCGTCCAGATGCACCTCGACCGGCGGTTCCAGCGCCACGGCAAGGTGTTCGAACGCCCAGACGCAGTCCACATGGCGGACCAGGGTGGAGAAGGCAGTCAGGCGGTCGCGGGGCCTGCCCGCTCCGCCCGCCTCTTCCTGTCCGGCCACATGGTTCCGCAGCAGCCGGTCCAGCGCATGATAGATGACCGGAGCAGCGAAGCTGGGCGGTGCCGCCATCGCCATCAGCCGCACATGGTCGGGCAGCCGTTCCCCCGCCTCGCCCAGGGGAAACCAGGAGCGCGGCCGGGCGCCCCCCTCGCTCAGTGCGTGCTGGAAGGCGCGGCCCAGTTTCGGGCGGACCGTCCGGCCGCTGCGGGTCGATACCGTTACCGACGGCCGCGGCGGTCGCATCGCCAGGGCGACGACCCCAGGCAGGGCGATGAAGCCCGCCAGGAACCAGGACAGCGGCACGCCATCGCCCTGGTTGTAGAAGGCCAGCGCCGCCAGGGCCACCACCAGGGCGACGACGGGCAGCGCACGCATCTTCCAGTCGGCGGCGGCGCGCGGGCCGGGCGTGCCCAGCAGCAGGATGGTATGGGCCCAGAGCGCACTGATGCTGAGCACCAGCACGACGGCCGGCACGCCCGACAGCAGAGCTTCCCTCTCCGCCGGCAGGGAGGGCAGTGTCGAGAGGGTGAGCGGCAGCAGCAGCGCCGCCGCCACCAGTCCCCAGGGCCACCACCGGCGCCACCCGATCCGGGCCAGGATCGCCTGGGCATCCCGCGGACCCTGGGCCCACACGATGCGCTCAGGCGGTCGCAGACCGGAAACGCAGTAGGCGTCGGCGATGGCCCTCTCTGCCGCATCGCGGTCAAGGGGGACCTGCCAGGTGAAGCGTCGCTTCCAGTCCGCGAGGGCTTCCTGGCGGTTCTGCGCGTCGGACATCGTGCCGGCCGCTGCGCCGGGTCAGTCCGCGATCGCGCGGGGCAGGGCCCTCGGCTGGTACTCGCGCTGGCGCACCACCTCGTAGGTGCCGGGGGGCACCGGGATGGCGTCATGCTCCTCGTGCGACAGGGCGACGGGATCGCCACCATGGACCTGGATGAAGCCCCGTCCCGATCCGTCCTCGCGGAAGTAATGGACCCGGCTGCCGGGCATCGCATGGGCGTGGCCGGTGACCTCGCCATAGGCCAGGACGACGCGGCCGTTGTCGAGGCCGGCCGGCTTCACGGATGTGGGCAGCGAATTGACCGCAACCAGGAGAACGTCGCCCTGGCGGTACTGGGCGGGCATGAACATGACGGGCCTCCCTGTCCATGAGGGGTGGTGGTCGCATGTCCTGCCGTGACGGTGCGGTCTTCCGTCCGGACCTGCACGGCCTGACGATCCTGCAACAGCGTGCGTCAGAGAGGATCGCGCCGGGGGGCTGCATCGTACAGGACCCGGGTGGGGGAGGGCTCCCGGAGTACTCACTCCGCGCCGGTTCCGCCGTCCCGGCCGACGCGGGACTTGCCAGGAAGGTCTGTCCGGTCCAATCTGCGCCCCCTGGTGACGGAATTACCGGAACGGCCGCGACATGAGGCTTCGGAACGGACTGGTACGGCTGCTGACAGGCGGGGGGCTTCTGGTCCTGGCCGCGCTGCTGCTGCTCGCGCCGATCCCCGCCCTTGCCCATATCGGCCATGCCCATACGGGAGCCGACGGTCATCTCCGGGTACAGGATCACCACCTCCATGGGGCTACCGCGTCCATGTCTGCGATGGATGCGGGGACGGTGGCCGGGCCGGCCGGTCACGACCAGCCGGCCGCAACCGCCGCGGTGCCGTGCGGGGAGGGGGCGGACCACGCCGCCGGGACTGAACCGGCGCCCGCGCCGTCCTGTCCGGACGGGCACGATCCGTCTGCACCCTGCTGCCTTGCGCACTGTATCGCCTCGCACATGACGGGCATGCCGGTGCTGGCCGTCCTTGCCGGCCCGAGCGTCCGGGCGACGCCGCTGCGTCCCGCGGCCGATCTCGGCCGTGACGGCATCGGCCATACCCCGCCCTGCCCGCCGCCGCTCCGCACAGCCTGAGCTGACGGCTGCCCCGGGACGCAACCTGGGGTTCTGCTGTCCGCCTCCGCGTCGGGACCCCTTTGCGCGTCCCGGCTGTCCCCGTGCTGCGGACGGAACGGTTTCCCCATGCTGCGATCCTTCCGGCGCGTCTTCCGCGCCCTCTTCCTGCTGTCCCTTCTCGCCCTGCCCACCGTCGTTGCGGCCCATGAGGGCCATGACGACGCCCCCCCGCCGACCGCCGGCCCTGCGCCGGTGCCGACCCTGGAGGCAACGGGCAGCGACGTCGAACTCGTCGCCGTGCTCAAGGCCGGCCACCTGATCCTCTATCTCGACCGCTACGCGACCAACGAGCCGGTCGTCGGTGCCGACGTGAGCGTCAGCATCGACGGCGGCGCCGAGGTCCGGCCCGAGGCGCTGCCCGACGGTTCCTACCTGCTGGAGGCCGAGGATCTGCGCGGCCCGGTCCACGAACTGGTGGTGACGGTTGCCACGGGCGATGTCTCCGACCTGCTGATCGGCTCCCTGGCCGTGCCGGCGGAAGCGGCCGATGCCGACGACGACCATGCCCCGGTCCTGCCGGGCTGGCCCCTGCTGCTGGCGGCCTTCGCCGCCGGGGCGGTCGCCGCCGCCCTGCTGGCGGCGCTGGCCGGCCGCCGCCGGTCCGCCGCCCTGACCGCTGTCCTGCTGCTGGGGGCCGTGCTGCTGGCATCCCTCCCGGCCGCCGCGCACGAGGGCCATGACCATGGCGACGAGGGGCCCGTCCAGGCGCTGCCCGACCAGCCGCGGCGGCAGCCCGACGGCAGCCTGTTCGTGCCCAAGCGCACGCAGCGCCTGCTGGGGGTCCGCACGGTGCCGGCGGAGATCGTCCAGGCCCGCCGCAGCCATTCCCTGGTCGGCCGGGTCATCGCCGATCCCAACGCCTCCGGCCGGGTCCAGGCCAGCGAGGTCGGCCGGGTGGAGGCGCCGGAGGGCGGCCTGCCCTATGTCGGCCAGCGCGTCGAGGCCGGGCAGGTCCTGGCCTACATCGTTCCGGCCATCGCGGCGAGGGAGCGCGGCACGCTGAGCGAGCAGATGGCCGCCATCGACAAGGAGATCGTCGTCGCCCGCCAGCAGCTCGACCGTCTCAGCCGCCTGAAGGGCACCGTCGCCCAGAAGGAGATCGACGACGCCAAGGCGGTGCTGGCCGGCCTCCAGCGCCAGAAGAAGGCGCTGTCGCCGGTGCTGGAGGTGCGCGAACCCTTGCGCGCACCCGTCTCCGGCATCATCGCCGCGGCGGACGCCGTGCCGGGTCAGGTCATCGACGACCGCGACCAGACGGTCCTGTTCGAGATCGTCGATCCCGCGCGCCTCCTGGTCGAAGCCATCGCCTTCGATCCCGTGTCGGCGCAGGACATCGTCGCCGCCACCGCCACGGGCGACGATGGTGCGGTGCTGAAGCTCGGGCTGCTCGGCACCGGCCCCGCCCGCCGCGGTCAGGCCGTGCCGCTGCTGTTCCGGGTGGAGGCGGGCGGGGAGGGCGAACATCCCGGCACCCCTGTGAGCGTCCAGGTCGCCAGCTCGACCCCGGTGGAGGGCATCGTGCTGCCGCGCGAGGCGGTGGTGCGCGGTCCGGCCGGTCTGCCCGTCGTCTGGGAGCATGTCTCGCCGCAGCGGTTCGAGCCGCGCACCGTCCGCTACCGTCCGCTGGACGGCGCCAGCGTGCTGATCGAGGCGGGGCTGGACCCCGGTGGCCGCATCGTCACGCAGGGCGCCACCCTGCTGACCCAGGTGCGGTGAGGGCCGGGCCATGTTCACGACCATCGTCGCCACCAGCCTGCGCAACCGTGTCTTCGTGCTGGCCGCCGCCGCCCTGCTGATCCTGTTCGGGGCGTTCACCCTGCGCACGCTCCCGGTGGACGTGCTGCCCGACGTCAATCCCCAGACCGTCACGCTGATGACGGAAGCCCCGGGCCTTGCCCCGGAGGAGGTGGAGCAGCTTGTCACCTTCCCGTTGGAGACCACGCTGAACGGCATGCCGGGGGTGACCCGGGTGCGGTCCGTCTCCAGCGTCGGCCTGTCCGTGGTCTATGTCGATTTCGACTGGGGCTCGGACGTCTTCCGCAACCGCCAGCAGGTGGCGGAGCGGCTGACCCTGGTCTCTTCCCAGCTTCCGGAGGGGGTGGTGCCGCAGATGGGGCCGATCAGCTCCATGATGGGCGAGATCATCCAGGTGGCGATGGTCTCCCCGGACGGCAGCGCCAGCCCGATGCAGGTGCGTGAGACGGCGGACTGGATCGTGCGGCCGCGCCTGCTGGCGATCCCCGGCGTCAGCCAGGTCATCCCCATCGGCGGGGAGGTGCGCGAGTACCGCGTCGCCCCCGATCCGGAGCGCATGGCGCTGCTGGGTATCGGCGCCGACCGGATCGTGGCGGCGCTGCGCCGCTTCGGCAGCAACGGCGGCGGCGGCTTCGTGGATCAGCGGCAGTCCGAGTACCTGATCCGTGGCATCGGCCGCAGCACCGATCTGGCGGATCTGCGTGCCCTGACCGTGGATGTCCGCGACGGGCTGCCGGTGCCGCTGTCCCAGGTCGCCGCGGTGGACTTCGCCCCGCGGCTCAAGCGCGGCGATGCCGGCATGAACGGCGCCCCGGCGGTGATCGTCTCGGTCATGAAGCAGCCGGGCGCCGACACGGTGTCGCTGTCGCGGGAGATCGAGGCGGCGCTGGCCGACCTGGCCCCGACCCTGCCGCCCGGCATCACGGCGGACACGATCCTGTTCCGCCAGGCCGACTTCATCGAGACCTCCATCGCCAATGTCGAGCGCGTGCTGGTCGAGGCGGCGGCGGTGGTCACCGTGGTGCTGTTCCTCTTCCTGCTGAACGTGCGGACCACGGTCATCAGCCTGTCCGCCATTCCCGTTTCCATCCTCATCACGGTGCTGGTGTTCGATGCCCTGGGCCTGACCATCAACACGATGACGCTGGGCGGCCTCGCCATCGCCATCGGCGAACTGGTGGACGATGCCGTGGTGGACGTGGAGAACATCTTCCGCCGGCTGCGGGAGAACCGCGCCGCCGGCAGTCCCCGGCCGCCGCTCCAGGTGGTGCTGGAGGCCAGTGCCGAGGTCCGCTCCGGCATCGTCTATGCCACCCTCATCATCATCCTGGTCTTCGTGCCCCTGTTCGCGCTGACGGGGATCGAGGGGCGCTTCTTCGCGCCACTGGGCATCGCCTACATCGTCTCCATCCTGGCCAGCCTGGTCACGGCCGTCACGCTGACCCCGGTGCTGTCCTACTACCTGCTGCCCCGGATGAAGCGGCTGGAGGCGCACGAGGGCTGGCTGGTGCGTCGGCTGAAGCGGGCCAATGCGGGGCTGCTGGGCTGGTCCTTCGGCCATCCGCGGCTGCTGGCCGGGGCGGCCCTGGTCGCCGTCGCCGCTGCCGCCGCCTCTGTGCCGCTGCTGCCCCGCACCTTCCTGCCGCCCCTCAACGAGGGGACGGTGACCATCGCCCTGACCCTGAACCCCGGCATCTCGCTTGCCGAGTCCAGCCGGCTGGGGGCGCTGGCCGAGAAACTGGTCCTGCAGGTGCCGGAGGTGCGCTCCGTCGGCCGGCGCACCGGGCGGGCCGAACTGGACGAGCACGCGCTGGGCGTGAACGTCACGGAACTGGACGCCGACCTGGACGATTCCGTGCGTCCGCGGGCGGAGATCCTGGCCGATATCCGGGCCCAGCTCGCCGCACTCCCGGTTTCGGTCAATGTCGGCCAGCCGATCTCGCACCGGCTGGAGCACAT
It encodes:
- a CDS encoding DUF1491 family protein, translated to MSERLNTALWVQAHLWRCSAEGIPAYVVRKGEPESGMVVLKLALPGRRAKVFSQSRDLDGRLGWLAGLNGAEVDEHEADEYVARQIRRDPDLWVVEVESRTGEHPFEGHTF
- the surE gene encoding 5'/3'-nucleotidase SurE gives rise to the protein MQARSARRFARVLLTNDDGIDAPGMAALARVAQELAEEVWIVAPEHDQSGMSRAISLHDPLRLLGKGERRYAVTGTPGDSVIVGLREVLAATPPDIVISGINRGANLGQEVAYSGTVSAALTAKLLGVPGIAFSQAFRDREQVRWHTAMAMIPRVFEVLDGLGGLPEAVLNVNFPDVEPEEVTGFAFTRQAQGNIVAIDTERRTDTRGIDYRWLSFRRAASEQPEDSDIAALRRCAVSLTPLGFDFTDTAALEALRARA
- a CDS encoding efflux RND transporter periplasmic adaptor subunit — encoded protein: MLRSFRRVFRALFLLSLLALPTVVAAHEGHDDAPPPTAGPAPVPTLEATGSDVELVAVLKAGHLILYLDRYATNEPVVGADVSVSIDGGAEVRPEALPDGSYLLEAEDLRGPVHELVVTVATGDVSDLLIGSLAVPAEAADADDDHAPVLPGWPLLLAAFAAGAVAAALLAALAGRRRSAALTAVLLLGAVLLASLPAAAHEGHDHGDEGPVQALPDQPRRQPDGSLFVPKRTQRLLGVRTVPAEIVQARRSHSLVGRVIADPNASGRVQASEVGRVEAPEGGLPYVGQRVEAGQVLAYIVPAIAARERGTLSEQMAAIDKEIVVARQQLDRLSRLKGTVAQKEIDDAKAVLAGLQRQKKALSPVLEVREPLRAPVSGIIAAADAVPGQVIDDRDQTVLFEIVDPARLLVEAIAFDPVSAQDIVAATATGDDGAVLKLGLLGTGPARRGQAVPLLFRVEAGGEGEHPGTPVSVQVASSTPVEGIVLPREAVVRGPAGLPVVWEHVSPQRFEPRTVRYRPLDGASVLIEAGLDPGGRIVTQGATLLTQVR
- a CDS encoding class II glutamine amidotransferase, coding for MCRWLAYGGDPIAMDTLLFRPCNSLIRQSLYAQRAPAPTNGDGFGLGWYGAIEKPGLYRDTMPAWNDANLRSLAEQIRSPLFFAHVRASTGPATARLNCHPFRYGRYLFMHNGQIGGWAEVRQEIERSIRKELYRYREGSTDSEAFFYLLLGNGLAEDPERAFARTVRQVTDIMRAEGVADPFRMTAAVTDGRRIHAVRWSSDGRSPTLFHGNGGRIDCKGSMVEFGDGGGCTIVLSEPLDEDAAHWAEVPEGSFLTAEAGRVTVTPFHPR
- a CDS encoding TonB-dependent receptor, which produces MKNRSRRHTGAALAALALLFPPRPAPAEPSPLDEIVVTATRRPAALRDVPASVSTLDRAAFERQQTRFIGEELRGLPGVVLRTNDQGTYTDLVIRGVPNRVHNDTLVVMMDGVPFVTGDDEGDLEQLPFAAVGRVDLVRGPMSALYGRGAIAGTLNYITREVGTERLAETEAGFGSHGWRQVGALVQTPTLDRGALLLTGEVQRGDGWRDRTDRRQDSLFAKHRLDLAEWGRLSLTATWVDQAQRLAGELPVTADGALVPLPGGRKGNWNEDDAGFYKRMLTGTAILEAEAAPGLSLTTRLHARRSLTSALQGFFNRFEPGDTAVTFTGFRVDNTTRTAFAEQSFDWQHGPLRLLGGASAEQVDSRPVETWSGSFDFADLFYAQRRLILTGRPVDPEDWRSDILLNADARSRAYGAYLQGEWTLGPVTLAGGGRFDRFSRRVQYGPSGSGYGPDPVETVRDADQRVSPKASVTWAVGADLSVYAAYGAGFSPGFGPVWSFRGRDTALAPELADNIEAGIKGALLDGRLVATVTAYRLKRRDLLQLLPVNGTARTVNTGRQRSRGLEVEAQADLSDAVPGLGLDLAYGLTDAVWTENRYLEPDTGRPFDFSGKDVAGVPRHAGRVALTQAIAGLGLEARAWLDLSGDYPYDGANSVRSGGHALWNAALTWTPLPALDLTLTVRNLFDREVNLVVADNDGPYAAYPQPPREIFLSGKVRF
- the msrA gene encoding peptide-methionine (S)-S-oxide reductase MsrA, producing MGLFRSPRQNLPTAADALPGRAEPLPVGNIHAVNGHPLKPPFPAGLETAVFGMGCFWGVERKFWQVPGVYSTAAGYAGGPTPNPTYEEVCTGRTGHAEVVLVVYDPATVSYAELLKVFWENHDPTQGMRQGNDVGTQYRSAIYATTPEQLRLAEASRDSYASRLKAQGYGAVTTEIREAPAFYYAEDYHQQYLHKKPWGYCGLGGTGVSCPLPTGVAAD
- a CDS encoding DUF6745 domain-containing protein, with amino-acid sequence MSDAQNRQEALADWKRRFTWQVPLDRDAAERAIADAYCVSGLRPPERIVWAQGPRDAQAILARIGWRRWWPWGLVAAALLLPLTLSTLPSLPAEREALLSGVPAVVLVLSISALWAHTILLLGTPGPRAAADWKMRALPVVALVVALAALAFYNQGDGVPLSWFLAGFIALPGVVALAMRPPRPSVTVSTRSGRTVRPKLGRAFQHALSEGGARPRSWFPLGEAGERLPDHVRLMAMAAPPSFAAPVIYHALDRLLRNHVAGQEEAGGAGRPRDRLTAFSTLVRHVDCVWAFEHLAVALEPPVEVHLDERGRFHRMDGPAVVWRDGCGLFAVEGRFASDTAILFAPETLSLAQIRDEPDPGVRRALLAQYGPERVMEQAGHMVCRDSYGELWRAEQFDGEPLTMVRVINSTPEPDGSHKVYWLRVPPHTRYPREGVAWTFGLAPAFYAPSVET